Proteins encoded in a region of the Methanobrevibacter millerae genome:
- a CDS encoding zinc ribbon domain-containing protein, with amino-acid sequence MGIFDRDDGLSEEEREQQQIKKFLEENDIFKGVECEVILPEKQLKTSGSSGTKKGVATLAFGVIGLAATSGTSQNEENRIITTLFQVVDKGIVFKNGSMDGSDIRIPYEDIVSFEKLEDKNKKSMGLLTLLKDKKIFLKLTCGYTISEHILDYCVDVLSKRISGALYEEDGWGLEIDYSQLKKLDESYKISNLKRLESFHKQGIITDEKFSYLKDELLKEEDIANCKKCGAELAENSLFCSECGTKID; translated from the coding sequence ATGGGAATTTTTGATAGAGATGATGGATTATCTGAGGAAGAACGTGAACAACAGCAAATAAAGAAATTTTTAGAAGAAAATGATATTTTTAAAGGTGTTGAATGTGAAGTTATACTTCCTGAAAAACAATTGAAAACATCTGGGAGCAGTGGTACTAAAAAAGGTGTTGCTACATTGGCTTTTGGTGTTATCGGTTTGGCTGCAACTAGTGGAACAAGTCAAAATGAAGAAAATAGGATAATAACTACTTTATTTCAGGTAGTCGATAAAGGAATAGTATTTAAAAATGGATCTATGGATGGAAGTGATATTAGAATACCTTATGAGGATATAGTTTCTTTTGAAAAACTCGAAGATAAAAACAAAAAATCTATGGGTCTTTTAACATTGCTCAAAGACAAAAAAATATTTTTAAAATTAACATGTGGATACACTATTTCAGAACATATTTTGGATTATTGTGTGGATGTTTTAAGCAAACGTATCAGTGGAGCACTTTATGAAGAAGATGGATGGGGTTTAGAAATAGATTATTCTCAATTGAAAAAATTGGATGAATCATACAAAATCAGTAACTTAAAGCGATTAGAATCTTTTCATAAACAAGGAATAATAACTGATGAAAAATTCTCTTATTTAAAGGACGAACTTTTAAAAGAGGAAGATATCGCAAATTGTAAAAAATGTGGAGCAGAACTTGCTGAAAATTCACTGTTTTGTAGTGAATGCGGAACAAAAATCGATTAG
- a CDS encoding DEAD/DEAH box helicase has product MSKIVNRLDEIEKTVMDELKDFQRATVERIDYLYRCGQNRILVSDEVGLGKTLVARGTIAKFAKLRKDENDDLVKIVYICSNSTIAEQNLDKLRIVNEIKAESTNTSRLSMQHLNIFNEENDENVLNKYIQLIPLTPETSFKVSNSQGTVDERALMYAILKRVPEFKEYMRNLEKILRFGVKWWDGPRDWFEKQVIECDQKSNGKYIKYMISKITEKLKENELSEPFGQIIRKTKFDKKEVKPYIVKLRLLFADISLDKLDPDLIIMDEFQRFKYLLDSEENSDMDRLTKKFFNSDDLRILMLSATPYKMYSTLDEIDEEQLDTHYKEFFDVIDFLNNTDEKKQEFREIWNDYSIKLKEINKDKTSFIIAKNKAEDAMFKNICRTERITEDKMDDIIDSSDVENQLKVIEEDIVSYMDMQKLLDEMGINANVPIDYVKSSPYLMSFMKHYQLKTKIERYFNDHHEFDMIQKDTLWLNKDDINEYKIISSNNARLENLMCHVLKNNAANLLWVPPSLPYYELTGAFEGTEDFSKTLIFSSWEMVPRMISSLVSYEIERETIGQLSRKINYFSQSRYPSPRMTFSLKDNKATQMTLFSLLYPSKFLADVYDPLDCLNRGLSLKQIEDEVKTKIQDGLKKIEWENTLFDDFRWYYLAPMLLDSPSHVDLWIKQSDDLVESGYYFRKGFLTHYEELKKQYNGFGGKLGKKPDDLENVLCDMAMASPAICAYRAYEKELPYNLIINNFLYTTTQIGRKFIDRMNLPESIAVIDLNFGENSDDAYWKNVLKYSKQGNLQAVFDEYVHLLSNGLDKNNEDRLLIINRKFINSFEFRTASYDVDTLENFKKRMCNKEYENVYLRTHFAVSFTKGKSDEKDTHRKKSIRDAFNMPFRPFVLASTSIGQEGLDFHNYCRRIVHWNLPSNPIDLEQREGRINRFECLAIRQNLAKRYKSDFKKNIWKEIFKKASQKEKVGGSSDLIPYWGINDNTIKIERIVPTYPFSRDEIRYDRLIQILSLYRLTLGQARQEELIDSIIGGIDKKDIKELFINLSPYYKNLN; this is encoded by the coding sequence ATGAGTAAAATTGTTAATCGACTGGATGAAATTGAAAAAACAGTAATGGATGAACTAAAGGATTTTCAAAGAGCTACTGTTGAGAGAATCGATTATCTTTATCGTTGCGGTCAAAATCGTATCTTGGTTTCCGATGAAGTTGGACTTGGAAAGACACTAGTTGCAAGAGGAACAATAGCAAAATTTGCCAAGTTAAGAAAAGATGAGAATGATGATTTGGTTAAAATTGTATATATTTGTTCTAATTCAACAATAGCAGAGCAAAATCTTGACAAATTAAGAATTGTCAATGAAATCAAGGCTGAAAGTACAAATACATCCAGATTATCAATGCAGCATTTAAATATTTTCAATGAAGAAAATGATGAGAATGTTTTAAATAAATACATTCAATTAATTCCATTAACTCCCGAAACATCCTTCAAGGTAAGTAATTCACAGGGAACAGTTGATGAAAGGGCGCTGATGTATGCAATATTAAAAAGAGTTCCTGAATTTAAAGAATATATGCGAAATTTAGAAAAAATATTACGATTTGGTGTCAAATGGTGGGATGGTCCTCGTGATTGGTTTGAAAAGCAGGTAATTGAATGTGACCAGAAATCCAATGGAAAATATATAAAATACATGATTTCTAAAATCACTGAAAAACTTAAAGAAAATGAGTTATCGGAACCTTTCGGTCAAATTATAAGAAAAACGAAGTTTGATAAAAAAGAAGTAAAACCATATATTGTCAAATTGAGATTATTATTTGCAGATATTTCACTGGATAAACTGGATCCGGATTTAATCATCATGGATGAATTTCAAAGATTCAAATATTTATTGGATAGTGAAGAAAACTCAGATATGGATAGATTAACCAAAAAATTCTTCAATTCTGATGATTTAAGGATATTAATGCTTTCAGCAACTCCTTATAAAATGTATTCAACATTGGATGAAATTGATGAAGAACAATTGGATACACACTATAAGGAATTTTTTGATGTTATTGACTTTTTAAACAACACTGATGAAAAAAAGCAGGAATTTAGAGAAATATGGAATGACTATTCAATTAAACTAAAAGAAATCAACAAGGATAAAACTTCATTTATCATTGCAAAAAATAAAGCTGAAGATGCAATGTTTAAAAATATCTGCAGAACTGAAAGAATAACTGAAGACAAAATGGATGATATCATTGACAGCAGTGATGTTGAAAATCAGCTGAAAGTAATTGAAGAGGATATTGTATCCTATATGGATATGCAAAAATTGCTGGATGAAATGGGAATAAATGCTAATGTGCCGATTGATTATGTTAAATCATCCCCATATTTGATGTCTTTCATGAAACATTATCAGTTAAAAACGAAAATTGAGAGATACTTTAATGACCACCATGAGTTTGATATGATTCAAAAGGATACATTATGGCTAAATAAAGATGATATAAATGAATATAAAATAATTTCATCAAATAATGCTCGTTTAGAAAATTTAATGTGTCATGTTTTAAAAAATAATGCAGCTAACTTGCTTTGGGTGCCTCCATCTTTACCATATTATGAATTGACAGGCGCATTTGAAGGTACAGAAGATTTTTCTAAAACATTGATATTTTCATCATGGGAAATGGTTCCAAGAATGATTTCTTCATTGGTATCCTATGAAATTGAACGTGAAACAATAGGTCAATTAAGTCGTAAAATTAATTATTTTTCACAAAGTAGATATCCAAGCCCTAGAATGACATTTTCTCTAAAAGATAATAAAGCAACGCAAATGACATTATTTTCACTTTTATATCCATCAAAGTTTTTAGCTGATGTGTATGATCCTTTGGATTGTTTGAATAGGGGTTTGAGCTTAAAACAAATTGAAGATGAGGTTAAAACTAAAATTCAGGATGGTTTGAAAAAAATTGAATGGGAAAACACTCTTTTTGATGATTTCAGATGGTATTATTTAGCTCCAATGCTTTTGGATTCACCATCCCATGTTGATTTATGGATAAAGCAATCGGATGATTTGGTTGAATCTGGTTATTATTTTAGAAAAGGATTTTTAACACATTATGAGGAACTTAAAAAACAGTATAATGGTTTTGGAGGAAAATTGGGTAAAAAACCTGATGATTTGGAAAATGTGTTATGTGATATGGCTATGGCTTCTCCTGCAATATGTGCATACAGGGCATATGAAAAGGAATTGCCTTATAATTTGATAATTAATAATTTTTTATACACTACAACACAAATTGGAAGAAAGTTTATTGACCGTATGAATTTGCCTGAATCAATTGCAGTAATAGATTTGAATTTCGGTGAAAATTCAGATGATGCGTACTGGAAAAACGTATTGAAATACTCAAAACAGGGTAATCTTCAAGCAGTATTTGATGAATATGTTCATTTATTATCAAATGGGTTGGATAAGAATAATGAAGACAGACTTTTAATAATTAATAGGAAATTCATTAATTCATTTGAATTCCGGACTGCCTCATATGATGTTGATACTTTGGAAAATTTTAAAAAGCGTATGTGCAATAAAGAGTATGAAAATGTTTATTTAAGAACACATTTTGCAGTATCATTTACTAAAGGAAAAAGTGATGAAAAGGATACCCACCGTAAAAAATCCATTCGTGATGCATTTAACATGCCATTCAGGCCATTTGTTTTGGCTTCCACATCAATAGGCCAAGAAGGTCTGGACTTTCATAATTATTGTAGGCGAATTGTCCATTGGAACCTTCCGTCAAACCCAATTGATTTGGAGCAGCGTGAGGGAAGAATTAATAGATTTGAATGTTTGGCAATTAGACAGAATCTGGCAAAGAGGTATAAGTCTGATTTTAAAAAGAATATTTGGAAGGAAATATTTAAAAAAGCTAGTCAAAAGGAAAAAGTTGGTGGAAGCTCTGATTTAATCCCTTATTGGGGAATAAATGATAATACTATAAAGATTGAAAGAATCGTGCCTACATATCCGTTTAGCCGTGATGAAATTAGATATGATAGATTAATTCAAATATTATCACTTTATAGGTTAACCTTGGGTCAAGCCAGACAGGAAGAATTGATAGATTCTATTATTGGTGGAATTGATAAAAAGGATATTAAAGAGTTGTTTATTAATCTAAGTCCTTATTATAAAAATTTAAATTGA
- a CDS encoding phospholipase D family protein → MLNPKKDRLDYGSILSPPQNYQLDFAIGATYSLDLDALVGASISLGLSAENDTELNKNPIFLLEALRSTGDKIALFCESGQIKLPNKTTTLYILLEDMVFQVTNSNNVEYSRYASFHPKVWVLRYINDKKEILYRFAVLSRNLTFDRNWDLSFSMDGSITDSKTDKNNPLIKFLEFLSGFSTDGDKTDKIREIMNELENVEFKLDSNVFEGFDFILNGVGAEYSIQNHQLFYSNSLENLLIMSPFLSKDVIIDFNNRKKPNSKAILITRLNSLSPLKDKKLDNFEFYALKDDVVDGESLLSEEYSQKQDIHAKMYIVEKRNYVDLYLGSLNASHNALFGNVEFMIKLWAKKRRFNINKVLKNIFNDGKDNPFQMVNMDTIKSEPENDGNDLNLIVKQIVRLNSSANVISRNDSFDLEVEFDKDYDDYDIEIQPLLSNKKVKFSRKIIFKDLDKVQLSEFFIITITKDDDSIRRIIKIPVDNLPEDRQNDVVSNIINDKTAFIRYVAFLLGDEYILSSIEDGDYSSDKSDTNFTVELPELYEKMLKAAMYEPEKFSELEFLIKTLSKDNVIPEGFEELHDTFKRVINDE, encoded by the coding sequence ATGTTAAATCCTAAAAAAGACCGTCTAGATTATGGAAGTATTTTGTCTCCTCCACAAAATTATCAATTGGATTTTGCAATTGGTGCAACTTACTCGCTGGATTTGGATGCATTGGTAGGGGCATCCATATCATTAGGTTTATCAGCTGAAAATGATACAGAGTTAAACAAAAATCCTATATTTTTGCTTGAAGCTTTAAGAAGCACGGGAGATAAAATTGCACTTTTCTGTGAAAGCGGACAGATAAAACTTCCAAACAAAACAACTACATTATATATTCTTCTTGAAGATATGGTATTTCAGGTTACAAACAGTAATAATGTTGAATATTCCAGATATGCATCATTTCATCCTAAAGTATGGGTATTGCGTTATATTAATGATAAAAAAGAGATATTATACAGATTTGCTGTTTTAAGCAGGAATCTGACATTTGATAGAAATTGGGATTTAAGCTTTTCTATGGATGGTAGCATTACAGATTCCAAAACAGACAAAAACAATCCATTAATAAAATTCCTTGAATTTTTATCTGGTTTTTCTACTGATGGTGATAAAACGGATAAGATAAGAGAAATAATGAATGAATTGGAAAATGTTGAATTCAAATTGGATTCAAATGTGTTTGAGGGTTTTGATTTTATTTTAAACGGTGTTGGTGCTGAATATTCCATTCAAAATCATCAGCTGTTCTATAGCAATTCTCTTGAAAATCTTTTAATAATGTCTCCGTTTTTGTCTAAGGATGTCATAATTGATTTCAATAATCGTAAAAAACCAAATTCCAAAGCTATTCTTATCACAAGACTGAATTCACTCAGTCCTCTTAAAGATAAAAAATTGGATAATTTTGAGTTTTACGCACTAAAGGATGATGTTGTTGATGGGGAATCATTACTTTCCGAGGAATATTCTCAAAAGCAGGACATTCATGCCAAGATGTATATTGTTGAAAAAAGAAATTATGTTGATTTATATTTGGGATCACTAAATGCATCTCACAATGCATTATTTGGCAATGTTGAGTTCATGATTAAACTTTGGGCCAAAAAACGCAGGTTTAACATTAATAAAGTATTGAAAAACATTTTCAATGATGGTAAGGATAATCCTTTTCAAATGGTTAATATGGACACCATCAAATCAGAGCCTGAAAATGATGGCAATGACCTTAATTTAATCGTTAAGCAAATAGTCAGATTAAATTCAAGTGCTAATGTTATTTCACGAAATGATTCTTTTGATTTGGAAGTTGAATTCGATAAAGATTATGATGACTATGATATTGAAATACAGCCGTTACTGTCAAATAAAAAGGTTAAGTTTTCTCGAAAAATCATTTTTAAAGATTTGGATAAAGTTCAATTGTCTGAATTTTTTATCATTACCATAACAAAAGATGATGATTCTATAAGGAGAATTATTAAAATCCCTGTTGATAATCTGCCGGAAGATAGACAAAATGATGTTGTTTCAAACATAATAAATGATAAGACCGCATTCATCAGGTATGTTGCCTTTTTACTTGGTGATGAATATATTTTAAGCTCCATTGAAGATGGTGATTACAGTTCAGATAAATCTGATACTAACTTTACCGTAGAATTGCCTGAATTGTATGAGAAGATGTTAAAAGCAGCAATGTATGAGCCTGAAAAATTCTCTGAATTGGAGTTTTTAATTAAAACATTATCTAAAGATAATGTCATTCCTGAAGGATTTGAGGAATTGCATGATACATTTAAGCGGGTGATTAATGATGAGTAA
- a CDS encoding DUF6361 family protein, protein MEIGWIDFSKDERSKILSVLDLLGEKGVLDELGISQIRDAYSDLFFPGTSTIQTRAKYFFIVPYALRDLEFNNQYDFFKLKKTFDKTEKECAHIFLENNPDEVGVIGSRSIHGGSWVSRTPASIYWVGLRKYGFFKGKMSIDQYIKFIAIQKQNTLGAVKLGNSSDEAHDDKNAGDVQKIHLFNIPSYKRDWIDDLDINLTFEEGQFLKNQIIETCPDSLMAYVLKYDIHEFLDISSFSDLQAIIYMFPDEIKNNYNNANSFSEFCFALRVVYNLIVSENKNEEAIREFDNLNLYEISNIDIDGIMTSLGVFNPYLRIFLKNSCEAMKNEDFEELKNIIQNREIFLKGVNRSKTAHPGEYDTNEWFAGKRLDYRFSIAKDIIADIYQSEEHGD, encoded by the coding sequence ATGGAAATAGGATGGATTGACTTTTCAAAAGATGAAAGAAGTAAAATACTTTCTGTTTTAGATTTATTGGGGGAAAAAGGAGTTCTTGATGAGCTGGGAATTTCACAGATTCGTGATGCTTATTCAGATTTGTTTTTTCCAGGGACTTCTACAATCCAAACTAGAGCCAAATACTTTTTCATTGTTCCTTATGCATTAAGAGATTTGGAATTTAACAATCAGTATGACTTTTTTAAATTAAAGAAAACATTTGACAAAACAGAAAAAGAATGTGCCCATATATTTCTTGAAAATAATCCTGATGAGGTGGGTGTTATTGGAAGTCGATCTATTCATGGTGGCTCTTGGGTATCTCGAACTCCTGCCAGCATCTATTGGGTGGGTCTTAGAAAATATGGCTTTTTTAAAGGAAAAATGTCAATTGACCAGTATATCAAGTTCATTGCTATTCAAAAGCAAAACACATTAGGTGCTGTTAAATTAGGAAATAGCAGCGATGAAGCGCATGATGATAAAAATGCTGGAGATGTTCAAAAAATACATTTATTCAATATTCCTTCATATAAGAGAGATTGGATTGACGATTTGGATATAAACTTGACCTTTGAAGAAGGACAATTTTTAAAAAATCAAATTATAGAAACTTGTCCTGATTCACTAATGGCTTATGTTTTGAAATATGATATTCATGAATTTTTGGATATTTCCTCTTTCAGCGATTTGCAAGCGATTATCTACATGTTTCCTGATGAAATTAAAAATAATTACAATAATGCTAATTCATTTAGCGAGTTTTGTTTTGCTTTAAGGGTAGTTTATAATCTGATTGTGTCTGAAAATAAAAATGAGGAAGCTATTAGGGAATTCGATAATTTGAATTTGTATGAAATTTCAAATATTGATATTGATGGTATTATGACTTCTTTAGGCGTTTTCAATCCTTATCTTAGAATCTTTTTAAAAAATTCCTGTGAAGCTATGAAAAATGAAGATTTTGAAGAATTGAAAAATATTATTCAAAATCGTGAAATCTTTTTGAAAGGTGTCAACAGATCTAAAACTGCACATCCCGGTGAATATGATACAAATGAATGGTTTGCCGGCAAAAGATTGGATTACAGATTTTCAATTGCAAAAGATATTATTGCAGATATTTATCAAAGTGAGGAGCATGGTGATTAG
- a CDS encoding endonuclease/exonuclease/phosphatase family protein — protein sequence MKIISWNCNGKFSEKFPAILEENADIYVIQECENPSIIDSEEYKDFASNCYWVGENQYYGLGIFARDDVKLELADLDDNGLRYFIPVRVNDEFNLLGVWTNPDMGGTKTVYYPKEITKYYDNHKDSGFFNEDMIICGDFNCDVRLKGAHAKNVNEVIEKLSEYGLTDTYHYLNNETQGEESQPTFFMYRHLDKPFHLDHVFAKKGRIDDLQIGDGEKWIKLSDHIPIVFDTSYNTVKNEDFVIPTPTVEEVEKYIGEWYSLENYVNQENSLDKLFFDLIPENKLIEDILIKSSTLNDFYSTQIFSIFTVGKHIYQLDIDKRLDEGDLTLVNDIADVKELNRRFYSFATKYCSHHNPDRFPIYDSYVDKILRYFRKKDKFAKFSNNDLKDYVKFNDILHQFAHYYSLEQYSLKELDRYLWLLGKRYFKNK from the coding sequence ATGAAAATAATATCTTGGAACTGCAACGGTAAATTCAGCGAAAAGTTTCCAGCAATTCTTGAAGAGAATGCAGACATCTATGTGATTCAGGAATGTGAAAATCCATCAATAATTGATTCAGAAGAATATAAAGATTTTGCTTCCAATTGCTATTGGGTTGGTGAAAACCAGTATTATGGCCTTGGAATATTTGCTCGTGATGATGTGAAACTGGAACTGGCTGATTTGGATGATAATGGACTTAGATATTTCATACCTGTTAGGGTAAATGATGAATTTAATCTTTTGGGAGTCTGGACCAATCCGGATATGGGGGGCACTAAAACAGTTTATTATCCAAAGGAAATTACTAAATATTATGATAATCATAAAGATTCCGGATTCTTTAATGAAGACATGATAATTTGTGGTGACTTTAACTGTGATGTGCGTTTAAAGGGAGCTCACGCTAAAAATGTTAATGAAGTAATTGAAAAGCTATCTGAATATGGTCTTACAGACACATATCACTATCTAAATAATGAAACGCAAGGCGAAGAAAGTCAGCCTACATTTTTCATGTACAGACATTTGGACAAGCCATTCCATTTGGATCATGTATTTGCCAAAAAAGGCAGGATTGATGATTTGCAAATTGGTGATGGGGAAAAATGGATAAAATTAAGCGATCATATTCCTATAGTTTTTGATACGAGTTATAATACTGTCAAAAACGAAGATTTTGTTATACCAACACCAACTGTTGAAGAAGTTGAGAAGTATATTGGTGAATGGTATTCTTTAGAAAATTATGTTAATCAGGAAAATAGTCTTGATAAGTTGTTTTTCGATTTGATACCTGAGAATAAATTAATAGAAGATATTTTAATTAAATCAAGTACTTTAAATGATTTTTATAGTACTCAGATATTTTCTATTTTTACAGTTGGTAAACATATTTATCAATTGGATATTGATAAAAGACTTGATGAGGGTGATTTAACATTAGTAAATGATATTGCTGATGTTAAGGAGTTAAATAGGAGATTTTATTCATTTGCTACAAAATATTGTTCACATCACAATCCCGATAGATTTCCTATATATGACAGTTATGTTGATAAGATATTGAGGTATTTTAGAAAAAAAGATAAATTCGCTAAATTTTCTAATAATGATTTAAAGGATTATGTTAAATTTAATGATATCTTACATCAATTTGCTCATTACTATTCATTAGAACAATATTCACTGAAAGAGTTAGATAGATATTTATGGCTATTGGGTAAAAGATATTTTAAAAATAAATAA
- a CDS encoding zinc ribbon domain-containing protein: MKKFNSNDEKLIKDTINENIASSMKTQPSFAKLLQLNGCSSLKLGLMGRKIRKQLLKEAESGYLTVESVMPRAYSLMGEYLQINEVKTFEELEIGNSIPNIENDTSEIVNTEEKIDTILQKGFNATLPYISSGVRFGQAGGNSFGGATYVSSQFGEGQTEWKNSMVFFVENGLRIDETEQFIHYKQVDYVDYSEKEDRKGLFAFKRKGITFIMKNGEQIIMRVLADELNAIRYLIDTNMENNKKTNIVENRDNNEDILIKYFDMFEKGLITREEFQLKKEQLFENNNSDNSLLKSKQQQLYCTKCGSLIDTDSNFCSNCGNQLKQ; this comes from the coding sequence TTGAAAAAATTCAATTCAAATGATGAAAAGTTGATTAAAGACACGATAAATGAAAACATTGCGAGTTCCATGAAAACACAACCCTCTTTTGCTAAATTATTGCAGTTAAATGGATGTTCTTCATTAAAACTTGGTTTAATGGGAAGAAAAATTAGAAAACAGTTATTAAAAGAAGCTGAAAGTGGATATTTAACTGTAGAATCAGTTATGCCCAGAGCTTATTCATTAATGGGAGAATATTTACAAATTAATGAAGTTAAAACATTTGAAGAATTGGAAATTGGAAATAGCATTCCCAATATTGAAAATGACACTTCTGAAATTGTAAATACTGAGGAAAAGATTGATACAATCCTTCAAAAAGGATTTAATGCTACATTACCATATATAAGTTCCGGTGTCAGATTTGGGCAAGCCGGAGGAAATAGTTTTGGAGGGGCTACTTATGTTTCATCCCAATTTGGAGAAGGGCAAACCGAATGGAAAAATAGTATGGTCTTTTTCGTGGAAAATGGATTAAGAATAGATGAAACAGAACAATTCATTCATTATAAACAAGTAGATTATGTGGATTATTCAGAAAAAGAAGATAGAAAAGGTTTATTTGCATTTAAAAGAAAAGGCATCACTTTTATCATGAAAAATGGTGAACAAATTATTATGAGAGTTTTGGCAGATGAATTAAATGCCATTAGATATTTAATAGATACAAACATGGAAAACAATAAAAAAACAAATATTGTCGAAAATAGGGATAATAATGAGGATATTTTAATTAAATATTTTGACATGTTTGAAAAAGGTTTAATTACTCGTGAAGAATTTCAGTTAAAAAAAGAGCAGTTATTTGAGAATAATAATTCTGATAATTCACTTTTAAAATCAAAACAACAACAATTATATTGTACTAAATGCGGAAGTTTAATTGATACAGATTCAAATTTTTGTAGCAATTGCGGAAATCAGCTAAAACAATGA
- a CDS encoding 4-Cys prefix domain-containing protein produces MGLFNKTSDYQKACENKIKELCGGFTPSDYFTEKAYSYKYEKNPTNNNEKAILKDECLNKTLALEDIEKRLDELLHMDCNALNSKIRQKYHRNTSEFKTQNDIDNFLGPSYYIKYHEKLEHKRLKYESEMKKNKQKELEIYTKYNIYQGVTVNVILPEKEIKLKYIDNSLSRGVATKYFGLIGLAIQDEIQQEEVNRTISTQMLVVDNGIVFRNAQKDGKDLRIPYESIISVEPHVNNNLKIILLENQIIYMGFVVVAIWDAVKIQNLINDQFMDIVNQNARGREFEEKGWDEISQNEPTNKVSDADEILKYVELYEHGYLTKEEFEMEKSKILHGKKAILECPNCKTPVNYEDQKFCTNCGTKLN; encoded by the coding sequence ATGGGATTATTCAATAAAACTTCAGATTATCAAAAGGCATGTGAAAATAAAATTAAGGAGCTATGCGGTGGATTCACGCCAAGTGATTATTTTACTGAAAAAGCATATTCATATAAATATGAAAAGAATCCCACCAATAATAATGAAAAAGCTATTTTAAAAGATGAATGTCTCAATAAAACATTGGCTTTGGAAGATATTGAAAAGCGTCTTGATGAATTACTGCACATGGACTGTAATGCTCTTAATTCAAAAATCAGGCAGAAATATCACAGGAACACCAGCGAATTTAAAACACAAAATGATATAGATAATTTCCTGGGTCCAAGCTATTATATAAAGTATCATGAAAAACTTGAACATAAAAGACTTAAATATGAATCGGAAATGAAAAAAAACAAACAGAAGGAATTGGAGATTTATACCAAATATAATATTTATCAGGGAGTCACTGTTAATGTAATACTTCCCGAAAAGGAAATAAAACTCAAATATATTGATAATAGCCTATCAAGAGGTGTTGCAACAAAATATTTTGGGCTCATTGGATTAGCTATTCAGGATGAAATTCAGCAGGAGGAGGTAAACAGAACAATTTCAACACAAATGCTTGTGGTGGATAATGGAATAGTATTCAGAAACGCTCAAAAGGACGGAAAAGATTTAAGAATTCCTTATGAGTCCATCATATCCGTTGAGCCTCACGTCAATAATAATTTGAAAATAATACTTCTTGAAAACCAGATAATATACATGGGATTTGTTGTTGTAGCAATATGGGATGCTGTAAAGATTCAAAATCTTATCAATGACCAGTTCATGGATATTGTCAATCAAAATGCCAGAGGACGAGAATTTGAAGAAAAAGGCTGGGATGAAATTTCTCAAAATGAACCGACAAACAAAGTTTCCGATGCAGATGAGATTTTAAAATATGTTGAATTGTATGAGCATGGTTATTTGACGAAAGAAGAATTTGAAATGGAAAAATCCAAAATTTTACATGGGAAAAAAGCTATTCTTGAATGTCCTAATTGCAAGACTCCTGTTAACTACGAAGATCAGAAGTTTTGCACGAATTGCGGCACTAAATTAAATTGA